From Verrucomicrobiia bacterium, a single genomic window includes:
- a CDS encoding ATP-binding cassette domain-containing protein, giving the protein MSPSARAADQPILRVAHLGVTRGPVTLLADIHWTVAPGQHWVILGANGSGKTSLLAALTGYLTPTAGTLELLGHRYGQAHWPELRKRVGLVSSALRQWFHDDEPALEIVAGGRYATIDLRERLRPADARQAAALLALVDVPSLADRPWAFLSQGERQRVLIARGLMAQPDLLILDEPCAGLDPVARERFLDLVSRLGHSPHPALVLVTHHVEEIAPVFRHALLLHAGRVAAAGPVKETLTSTSLSRIFGAPLQLRQSRGRYTLRLDRSRRRTGPPVKHSGFAPPSPFNL; this is encoded by the coding sequence ATGTCCCCATCCGCCCGCGCCGCCGATCAACCCATTCTCCGCGTGGCCCACCTCGGCGTAACCCGGGGACCCGTAACCCTCCTCGCCGACATCCACTGGACCGTCGCCCCGGGACAGCACTGGGTCATCCTCGGCGCCAACGGCTCCGGCAAGACCTCCCTGCTCGCCGCCCTCACCGGGTACCTCACCCCGACCGCCGGCACCCTCGAACTCCTCGGTCATCGCTACGGCCAGGCGCACTGGCCCGAACTCCGGAAACGTGTCGGTCTCGTCAGTTCCGCTCTGCGCCAGTGGTTCCACGACGACGAACCGGCCCTCGAAATCGTCGCCGGTGGCCGCTACGCGACCATCGACCTCCGCGAACGGCTCCGTCCTGCGGATGCCCGTCAGGCCGCCGCCCTCCTCGCCCTCGTCGATGTCCCGTCCCTCGCCGACCGCCCTTGGGCCTTCCTCTCCCAGGGCGAACGCCAGCGTGTCCTGATCGCCCGCGGTCTCATGGCCCAACCCGATCTCCTCATCCTCGATGAACCCTGCGCCGGTCTCGACCCCGTGGCGCGCGAACGCTTTCTCGATCTCGTCTCCCGCCTCGGCCACAGCCCCCATCCCGCCCTCGTCCTCGTAACCCACCACGTCGAGGAAATCGCGCCGGTCTTCCGCCATGCCCTCCTGCTCCACGCCGGTCGCGTCGCCGCCGCAGGGCCCGTGAAGGAAACCCTCACCTCCACATCCCTCTCCCGGATCTTCGGCGCCCCTCTGCAACTCCGCCAATCCCGAGGCCGCTACACCCTGCGACTGGACAGATCCAGACGTCGGACCGGCCCACCCGTAAAACACTCCGGCTTCGCCCCTCCGTCGCCATTCAACCTCTGA
- a CDS encoding PIG-L family deacetylase codes for MWPAPGVSPRSNPPPRATISPDPFRPFPSMNPYLDLIQQTVRLRTLGRSLPLGGLPDCPAIPIPGNAPVALIFSPHPDDECIVSGLALRLLRECRWRIVNVAVTQGSRKDRQTARLEELRNACRFLQFELRTTVPGGLEKIQPRTRSEDPERWQAAVAVIAALLAEYRPGVLFCPHELDWNSTHIGTHFLVLDALASLPPDFACHVVETEFWGQMPTPNLMVESRPEEVADLMAACSFHIGEVQRNPYHLSQTAWMQDNVRRGGELVGGQGQAAPDFHFATLYRLRRWQSGSLVAPAPAGRYLDAVTRPDTLFS; via the coding sequence ATGTGGCCCGCGCCTGGGGTCTCACCCCGGTCGAATCCCCCGCCTCGCGCCACGATCTCCCCTGACCCATTCCGGCCCTTCCCTTCCATGAACCCCTACCTCGACCTCATCCAGCAAACCGTCCGCCTACGCACCCTCGGCCGCTCCCTCCCCCTCGGTGGACTCCCCGATTGCCCGGCCATCCCCATCCCCGGCAACGCCCCGGTCGCCCTCATCTTTTCCCCCCACCCCGATGACGAATGCATCGTCTCCGGCCTGGCCCTGCGACTCCTCCGCGAATGCCGCTGGCGCATCGTCAATGTCGCCGTCACCCAGGGCAGCCGTAAGGACCGCCAGACCGCCCGCCTCGAAGAACTCCGCAACGCCTGCCGCTTCCTCCAGTTCGAACTCCGCACCACCGTCCCCGGCGGACTCGAAAAGATCCAGCCCCGCACCCGTTCCGAGGACCCCGAACGCTGGCAGGCCGCCGTCGCCGTCATCGCCGCCCTCCTCGCCGAATACCGTCCCGGCGTCCTCTTCTGCCCCCACGAACTCGACTGGAACAGCACCCACATCGGCACCCATTTCCTCGTCCTCGACGCCCTCGCGTCGCTCCCCCCCGACTTCGCCTGCCACGTCGTCGAAACCGAGTTCTGGGGCCAGATGCCCACCCCCAATCTCATGGTCGAAAGCCGGCCGGAAGAGGTCGCCGATCTCATGGCCGCCTGCTCCTTCCACATCGGCGAAGTCCAGCGCAATCCCTATCACCTCAGCCAGACGGCCTGGATGCAGGACAACGTCCGGCGCGGCGGTGAACTGGTGGGTGGCCAGGGCCAGGCCGCCCCCGATTTCCATTTCGCCACCCTCTACCGACTCCGCCGCTGGCAGTCCGGATCCCTCGTCGCCCCCGCCCCGGCCGGACGTTACCTCGATGCCGTCACCCGCCCGGACACGCTCTTTTCCTGA
- a CDS encoding PPC domain-containing protein, which translates to MKRGGGKGHGRVGRLRRWAAGWGGVAGLLAVPGWAAAPVLEHLVPSGMARGGSGMVEVVGNVDPWPARVWVEGAGVRFLAGTNTGRFQVEVDADAEPGVRLVRLHNDEGSSDPRFFVVGDGLEVDEVEPNDRPETAQVLDRLPVMVNGRLQPRGDTDGFAVRMAAGQWLEARVDGYRLMSKLDPVLRLVTPEGRPLAWNHDFTSLDPRLVWQSPDDRTVVVQVFAFAYPADAAIRLAGGAGAVYRLHVAVGTEPPDGEVGGEGWEEEPNDSREMAPRRTLPIGVAGTIGQAGDEDRFRFEGKAGETLEVRVAAAVLGSPLDAWVRVEEPGGRQLAYEDDTDGSPDPRLLWRVPEDGEYVVAVGSYVRRGGGAYRYRLTVERVPPRYEVRSEAGAMVIEAGATNTWKFRVTRQGGHTRTIAVDVRGLPEGVRALPATVPDGDGEGSVALVADAGVKAFGGPVRLVANDGEAGGERGVPWMLTSRGLNNGVPQGYTELVSDRTEALWLTVRGGTGAEDGGDEDQEKSVSGRVTASR; encoded by the coding sequence GTGAAGCGGGGCGGCGGGAAAGGCCATGGCAGGGTGGGGCGCCTTCGTCGATGGGCGGCGGGATGGGGCGGCGTTGCGGGGCTGCTGGCGGTGCCGGGGTGGGCGGCGGCGCCGGTGCTGGAACATCTGGTGCCGTCGGGCATGGCCCGGGGCGGGAGCGGCATGGTGGAGGTGGTGGGCAATGTCGATCCCTGGCCGGCGCGGGTGTGGGTCGAAGGGGCCGGGGTGCGATTTCTGGCGGGGACGAACACGGGGCGGTTTCAGGTCGAGGTGGACGCCGACGCGGAACCGGGTGTGCGGCTGGTCCGGTTGCACAACGACGAAGGGTCGAGCGATCCGCGGTTCTTCGTGGTGGGGGACGGATTGGAAGTGGACGAGGTGGAGCCGAACGACCGGCCGGAGACGGCGCAGGTGCTGGACCGGTTGCCGGTCATGGTGAACGGGCGGTTGCAGCCGCGGGGCGACACGGACGGGTTTGCGGTCCGGATGGCGGCGGGACAATGGCTGGAGGCGCGGGTGGATGGGTACCGGCTGATGAGCAAGCTCGATCCGGTCCTGCGGCTGGTGACGCCGGAGGGACGGCCGCTGGCCTGGAACCACGATTTCACGTCGCTCGATCCCCGGCTTGTCTGGCAGTCCCCCGATGACCGGACGGTGGTGGTGCAGGTGTTTGCGTTCGCGTATCCGGCGGATGCGGCGATCCGGCTGGCCGGCGGGGCCGGGGCGGTGTACCGGCTGCACGTGGCGGTGGGGACGGAACCTCCGGACGGAGAGGTGGGCGGGGAGGGCTGGGAGGAGGAACCGAACGACAGCCGAGAAATGGCCCCGCGGCGGACGTTGCCGATCGGCGTGGCGGGGACCATCGGACAGGCCGGGGACGAGGACCGGTTCCGGTTCGAGGGGAAGGCCGGGGAGACGCTTGAAGTGCGGGTGGCGGCGGCGGTTCTGGGTTCCCCGCTGGATGCGTGGGTCCGGGTGGAGGAACCGGGCGGACGACAACTGGCGTACGAGGACGACACCGACGGTTCACCCGATCCGCGATTGCTGTGGCGGGTGCCGGAGGACGGGGAGTACGTGGTCGCGGTGGGCTCCTATGTGCGGCGCGGCGGGGGGGCGTACCGGTACCGGTTGACGGTGGAACGGGTTCCGCCGCGGTATGAGGTGCGGTCCGAGGCGGGTGCGATGGTGATCGAGGCGGGGGCAACCAATACGTGGAAGTTTCGGGTGACGCGCCAGGGCGGGCACACCCGCACCATCGCCGTGGACGTGAGGGGCTTGCCCGAAGGGGTCCGGGCGTTGCCGGCGACGGTGCCGGACGGGGATGGGGAAGGAAGTGTGGCGCTGGTGGCGGACGCCGGGGTGAAGGCGTTTGGCGGGCCCGTGCGTCTGGTGGCGAACGACGGGGAAGCGGGTGGGGAACGCGGGGTGCCCTGGATGCTGACGAGCCGCGGCCTCAACAACGGTGTCCCGCAGGGCTACACCGAGCTGGTGTCGGACCGGACGGAGGCGTTGTGGCTGACGGTGCGCGGGGGGACGGGGGCGGAGGACGGAGGCGATGAGGATCAGGAAAAGAGCGTGTCCGGGCGGGTGACGGCATCGAGGTAA
- a CDS encoding glycosyltransferase — MNDRVRLDGRFFRAGPERFLVRGVAYGAFAPNAAGEPFPEPARALTDLDALVELGANTIRLYDIPPPWLLDAAAERGLRLFITTPWTPHAGFLGSRTQRRATRTAILAAVQSVAHHPAVFAIAIGNEIPPDIVRWNGTRRVAAFLDEVLLAARDTAPECLFTYANYPPTEFLHLRHLDFVTFNVFLHNRPALVNYLVHLQTLADGKPLLLGECGVDARREGAARQAEILSWTLAATVTGGLAGAIVFAFTDDWHRNGQPVTDWEMGLTSVTRERKPAFAAVRARFTDPPPQPARSPRVTVVVAAYNAAATLRDCLDSLLRLHHPDLEVIVVDDGSTDATPEITQAYPQFRTLRLPSNLGLSHARNLGIRSATGEIIAFTDADCRVDPDWLRFLVAGLLDAPVAGIGGPNLLPPDDPPVAALVMAAPGGPMHVLLDDRFAEHVPGCNMAFWKWALEAIGGFDPVFRQAGDDVDVCWRLQRRGWRLGFAPSGFVWHHRRPSVREYLRQQAGYGAAEALLLAKHPTRFNALGAARWQGRICAPAEVDLPWRRPTIFRGLFATGLFQTLYTPASDPFIPLFTSLEYHVAIALPLVLLSLYLSWLWPVAFAAMALPVAVALLAALRTPLPRTPSPWWARPLLALLHYLQPIVRGAARYATRFGLGAAPSDTLAPGDSLETQARVYAETPVRERAYWSATWRERQDWIQRLVTAIETHRWPCRTDSGWADFDIEVFGPRWTRVTLVTVAEPARDRAQILRCRLHPRWTLATHLVVWGSLATLLLVLRLLGLHAHGLWLAPLILATLGAWFHRQGRTLQCRLTVILDDVARAWGLTPVESPASRHDLP, encoded by the coding sequence GTGAACGATAGGGTCCGCCTCGACGGCAGGTTCTTCCGCGCCGGCCCCGAACGGTTCCTCGTCCGGGGCGTCGCCTACGGTGCCTTCGCCCCCAACGCCGCAGGGGAACCCTTCCCCGAACCCGCCCGCGCCCTCACCGACCTCGACGCCCTCGTCGAACTCGGCGCCAACACCATCCGCCTCTACGACATCCCCCCGCCCTGGCTTCTCGATGCCGCGGCCGAACGCGGCCTGCGCCTGTTCATCACCACCCCCTGGACCCCCCACGCGGGCTTCCTCGGCTCCCGCACCCAGCGCCGCGCCACCCGCACCGCCATTCTTGCCGCCGTCCAGTCCGTCGCCCATCACCCCGCCGTCTTCGCCATCGCCATCGGCAACGAGATCCCCCCCGACATCGTCCGCTGGAATGGCACCCGCCGCGTCGCCGCCTTCCTCGACGAAGTCCTCCTGGCCGCCCGCGACACCGCCCCCGAATGCCTCTTCACCTACGCCAATTATCCCCCCACCGAGTTCCTTCACCTGCGCCACCTCGACTTCGTCACCTTCAACGTCTTCCTCCACAACCGGCCCGCCCTGGTCAATTACCTGGTCCACCTCCAAACCCTCGCCGACGGCAAACCGCTCCTGCTCGGCGAATGCGGCGTGGACGCCCGCCGTGAAGGCGCCGCCCGCCAGGCTGAAATCCTCTCCTGGACCCTCGCCGCCACCGTCACCGGCGGACTCGCCGGCGCCATCGTCTTCGCCTTCACCGACGACTGGCACCGCAATGGTCAACCGGTCACCGACTGGGAGATGGGCCTCACCTCCGTCACCCGCGAACGCAAACCCGCCTTCGCCGCCGTCCGCGCCCGCTTCACCGATCCCCCACCCCAGCCCGCCCGCTCCCCGCGGGTCACTGTCGTCGTGGCCGCCTACAACGCCGCCGCCACCCTCCGCGACTGCCTCGATTCCCTCCTCCGCCTCCATCATCCGGATCTTGAGGTGATCGTCGTGGACGACGGGTCCACCGACGCCACCCCGGAGATCACCCAGGCCTACCCCCAGTTCCGCACCCTTCGGCTCCCCTCCAACCTCGGCCTCTCTCACGCCCGCAATCTCGGCATCCGCTCCGCCACCGGCGAGATCATCGCCTTCACCGATGCCGATTGCCGCGTCGATCCGGACTGGCTCCGCTTCCTCGTCGCCGGCCTGCTCGACGCCCCCGTCGCCGGCATCGGCGGACCCAATCTCCTCCCCCCGGACGACCCCCCCGTCGCCGCCCTCGTGATGGCCGCCCCGGGAGGCCCCATGCACGTCCTCCTCGACGACCGCTTCGCCGAACACGTCCCGGGCTGCAACATGGCCTTCTGGAAGTGGGCCCTCGAGGCCATCGGCGGCTTCGATCCCGTCTTCCGGCAGGCGGGCGACGACGTGGATGTCTGCTGGCGCCTCCAGCGCCGCGGTTGGCGCCTCGGTTTCGCGCCGTCCGGATTCGTCTGGCACCATCGCCGTCCCTCCGTCCGCGAATACCTCCGGCAGCAGGCCGGCTACGGCGCCGCCGAGGCTCTCCTCCTCGCCAAGCATCCCACCCGCTTCAACGCCCTCGGGGCGGCCCGCTGGCAAGGGCGGATCTGCGCCCCTGCCGAGGTCGATCTTCCCTGGCGCCGACCCACCATCTTCCGCGGCCTCTTTGCCACCGGCCTGTTCCAGACCCTCTACACCCCCGCCAGCGATCCCTTCATCCCCCTCTTCACCAGCCTCGAATACCACGTCGCCATCGCCCTGCCGCTGGTCCTGCTCTCGCTCTACCTCTCCTGGCTCTGGCCGGTCGCCTTCGCCGCCATGGCCCTCCCCGTCGCCGTCGCCCTGCTCGCCGCGCTGCGCACGCCGCTGCCCCGAACCCCTTCGCCCTGGTGGGCCCGGCCCCTGCTCGCCCTCCTTCATTACCTCCAGCCCATCGTTCGCGGCGCGGCCCGGTACGCCACCCGCTTCGGCCTCGGCGCCGCGCCGTCCGACACCCTCGCCCCCGGCGATTCCCTCGAAACGCAGGCCCGGGTCTATGCCGAGACCCCCGTCCGCGAACGCGCCTACTGGTCCGCCACCTGGCGCGAACGTCAGGACTGGATCCAACGCCTCGTCACCGCCATCGAAACCCATCGCTGGCCCTGCCGCACCGACTCCGGATGGGCCGACTTCGACATCGAGGTCTTCGGTCCCCGATGGACCCGCGTCACCCTCGTCACCGTCGCCGAACCCGCCCGCGACCGGGCCCAGATCCTGCGCTGCCGCCTTCACCCCCGCTGGACGCTTGCCACCCACCTCGTGGTCTGGGGCTCGCTCGCCACCCTGCTTCTCGTCCTGCGCCTCCTCGGTCTCCACGCCCACGGACTCTGGCTCGCCCCGCTCATCCTCGCCACGCTTGGTGCCTGGTTCCATCGCCAGGGGCGCACCCTGCAATGCCGCCTCACAGTGATCCTCGACGATGTGGCCCGCGCCTGGGGTCTCACCCCGGTCGAATCCCCCGCCTCGCGCCACGATCTCCCCTGA
- a CDS encoding 1-deoxy-D-xylulose-5-phosphate reductoisomerase, with product MKRVVLLGSTGSIGTSTLKVADDLPERIRLVGLAAGGNADLLIEQALRHRPAAVCIHDPLKVAQVRAALPPEIRVLSGPEGLVELATLAEADIVLIAIVGTGGLQPALAALKSGRDIAVASKEILVMAGENVMAEAARHGARVLAVDSEHSAIFQCLDGRPPESVRQLWLTASGGPFRETPADEFPRITVERALRHPSWVMGRKITIDSATLFNKGLEMIEARWLFGIAMPRVQVVVHPQSVVHSMVEFVDGSILAQLSTPDMCLPIQFALTYPDRAPSLRVHTDLAHIGSLTFEAPDPVRFPAITLARLAGDRGGTLPAVLNAANEVAVDAFCQRRLSFPGITRTVSETMERHSIVPHPDLDHILDADRWARRTAEQVVAELA from the coding sequence ATGAAGCGCGTGGTCCTGCTCGGCAGCACCGGGTCCATCGGCACCAGCACCCTCAAGGTCGCCGACGACCTGCCCGAGCGCATTCGCCTCGTCGGTCTCGCCGCCGGTGGCAACGCCGATCTCCTCATCGAACAGGCCCTGCGCCACCGCCCCGCCGCCGTCTGCATCCACGATCCCCTCAAGGTCGCCCAGGTCCGTGCCGCCCTGCCCCCCGAAATCCGCGTCCTCTCCGGACCTGAAGGCCTCGTCGAACTCGCCACCCTGGCCGAAGCCGACATCGTCCTCATCGCCATCGTCGGAACAGGCGGCCTTCAACCCGCCCTCGCCGCCCTCAAGTCCGGCAGGGACATCGCCGTCGCCTCCAAGGAGATTCTCGTCATGGCCGGCGAAAACGTCATGGCCGAGGCCGCCCGCCATGGCGCGCGGGTTCTCGCCGTGGACAGCGAGCATTCCGCCATCTTCCAGTGCCTCGACGGTCGCCCCCCGGAATCCGTCCGCCAGCTCTGGCTCACTGCCTCGGGCGGACCCTTCCGCGAGACGCCCGCCGACGAGTTTCCCCGGATCACCGTCGAACGCGCCCTGCGTCATCCCTCCTGGGTCATGGGCCGCAAGATCACCATCGATTCCGCCACCCTCTTCAACAAGGGCCTCGAAATGATCGAGGCCCGCTGGCTTTTCGGCATCGCAATGCCCCGCGTCCAGGTCGTCGTCCATCCCCAGAGCGTCGTCCATTCCATGGTCGAATTCGTGGACGGCTCGATCCTTGCCCAGCTCTCCACGCCGGACATGTGCCTCCCCATCCAGTTCGCCCTCACCTACCCCGATCGTGCCCCCAGTCTCCGCGTTCACACCGACCTCGCCCACATCGGTTCCCTCACCTTCGAGGCCCCCGACCCCGTCCGCTTTCCCGCCATCACCCTCGCCCGCCTCGCCGGCGACCGCGGCGGCACCCTCCCCGCCGTCCTCAATGCCGCCAATGAGGTCGCCGTGGACGCCTTCTGCCAGCGACGGCTCTCCTTCCCCGGCATCACCCGTACCGTGTCCGAAACCATGGAACGTCATTCCATCGTCCCCCACCCCGACCTCGACCACATCCTCGACGCCGATCGATGGGCCCGCCGCACCGCCGAACAGGTCGTCGCTGAACTCGCGTGA
- a CDS encoding DUF1501 domain-containing protein, with protein sequence MRSATHTNCAGVTRRDFLQLGLGGAVGAGLCDLLRWRATAGEVSGVSGRRAGSDIRCILVWLDGGPSHYETFDPKPEAPAEIRGEFGTVATSVPGVRFSDCVPKLAAVADKVTILRSLRHEDPNHGGGNHYLMTGMPTPVPVACGAFVTFHPSFGSMVSYERGVRDGLPAYVAMPEVTRSGGPNFLGGQHAPFVIDGSPNAAGFRVRDVVLPREIAEGRAVSREALRRSLDGMRRYHERAMEDPAVVFDRFYEQGLELVGSARAQEAFDLEREPEAVREKYGRNDFGQRLLLARRLVEVGVSFVTVYSGGWDHHTKIFEAYRGPHVQRFDQGLAALLSDLDERGTLDRTLVIALGEFGRTPKINTDGGRDHWPGAMSVLMAGAGIPRGQVVGATDARGYYASESVYRPEDFAASLYTKMGIDPERVLHTTTGRPVQLVNGGRLIRELFV encoded by the coding sequence ATGAGGAGCGCAACCCACACCAATTGTGCCGGGGTGACCCGGCGGGATTTTCTGCAACTGGGTTTGGGCGGGGCGGTCGGGGCGGGGTTGTGCGACCTGCTGCGGTGGCGGGCGACGGCGGGGGAGGTGTCCGGGGTGTCGGGACGGCGGGCGGGGTCGGACATCCGCTGCATCCTGGTGTGGCTGGACGGCGGGCCGTCGCACTATGAGACCTTCGATCCGAAGCCCGAGGCGCCGGCGGAGATCCGGGGCGAGTTCGGGACGGTGGCGACATCGGTGCCGGGGGTGCGGTTCAGCGACTGCGTGCCGAAGCTGGCGGCGGTGGCGGACAAGGTGACCATCCTGCGATCGTTGCGGCATGAGGATCCGAACCACGGAGGGGGGAACCATTATCTGATGACGGGGATGCCGACGCCGGTGCCGGTGGCGTGCGGGGCGTTCGTCACGTTTCATCCGTCGTTCGGGTCGATGGTGTCGTATGAGCGGGGCGTGCGGGACGGGTTGCCGGCGTACGTGGCAATGCCGGAAGTGACGCGGTCGGGGGGGCCGAACTTTCTGGGGGGGCAGCATGCGCCGTTCGTGATCGACGGGTCGCCGAACGCGGCGGGGTTCCGGGTGCGGGACGTGGTGTTACCGCGGGAGATTGCCGAGGGGCGGGCGGTGAGCCGGGAGGCGTTGCGTCGGTCGCTGGACGGGATGCGGCGGTACCATGAGCGGGCGATGGAGGATCCGGCGGTGGTGTTCGACCGGTTTTACGAGCAGGGGCTGGAGCTGGTGGGATCGGCGCGGGCGCAGGAGGCGTTCGATCTCGAGCGGGAACCGGAGGCGGTGCGGGAGAAGTACGGGAGGAACGATTTCGGGCAGCGGTTGTTGCTGGCGCGGCGCCTGGTCGAGGTGGGGGTGAGTTTTGTGACGGTGTACTCCGGGGGATGGGACCACCACACCAAGATTTTCGAGGCCTACCGCGGGCCGCACGTGCAGCGGTTCGATCAGGGACTGGCGGCCCTGTTGTCCGACCTGGACGAGCGGGGGACGTTGGACCGGACCCTGGTGATTGCGCTGGGCGAGTTTGGGCGGACGCCGAAGATCAACACGGATGGAGGGCGGGATCACTGGCCCGGGGCGATGTCGGTGTTGATGGCGGGAGCGGGGATTCCGCGGGGCCAGGTGGTGGGGGCGACGGATGCGCGGGGGTATTACGCGTCGGAGTCGGTGTACCGGCCGGAGGATTTCGCGGCATCGCTCTACACCAAGATGGGGATCGACCCGGAGCGGGTGCTGCACACGACCACGGGGCGGCCGGTGCAACTGGTGAACGGAGGACGGTTGATCCGGGAGTTGTTCGTGTGA
- a CDS encoding fuconate dehydratase, whose amino-acid sequence MRLRLREAEILDLRFPTSHGLHGSDAMNPDPDYSAAYVILRAGGSSEWAGHGLAFTIGRGNEVVCAAMRALLPRVIGHDLGAIASDMAAFWRHVTGDSQLRWLGPDKGVIHLAAAALINAVWDLQAKVAGKPLWKLLVDLSPSALVGCVDFRYLTDALTPEEALELLERQAAQKPVRESRLVEEGLRAYTTSAGWLGYSDAEIRKRCREAVAAGWNHFKVKVGQDPAADRHRLGMVRREIGHQRRLMIDANQVWSVPEAIERLRGLSRFDPWWIEEPTSPDDVLGHAAIAAAVAPMRVATGEHCANAVLFKQFFQAGAIDVCQLDACRLAGVNECLAVLLMAAKFGIPVCPHAGGVGLCEHVQHLSAFDTIAVGGPRDLRVVEYVDHLHEHFADPVCIRDGCYVLPGKPGYSTEILPASRDAHRHPDPA is encoded by the coding sequence ATGCGATTGCGCCTCCGCGAGGCCGAGATCCTCGACCTTCGCTTCCCCACCTCCCACGGGCTTCACGGTTCGGATGCGATGAATCCGGACCCGGACTATTCGGCGGCGTACGTGATTCTGCGGGCGGGCGGATCATCCGAATGGGCCGGGCATGGACTCGCCTTCACCATCGGCCGGGGGAACGAGGTGGTCTGTGCGGCCATGCGGGCGCTCCTGCCGCGGGTGATTGGCCATGACCTGGGCGCCATTGCCTCCGACATGGCGGCTTTCTGGAGGCATGTCACCGGCGATTCCCAGCTTCGCTGGCTGGGGCCGGACAAGGGGGTCATCCACCTGGCTGCGGCCGCACTGATCAATGCGGTCTGGGATCTGCAGGCCAAGGTCGCCGGCAAACCGCTCTGGAAGCTGCTCGTCGATCTTTCGCCGTCGGCGCTGGTCGGCTGTGTGGACTTCCGTTACCTGACGGACGCCCTGACGCCCGAGGAGGCGCTGGAACTTCTCGAACGTCAGGCCGCCCAAAAGCCCGTTCGTGAATCTCGCCTCGTTGAGGAAGGGCTGCGCGCCTACACCACGTCGGCTGGATGGCTGGGGTATTCCGATGCGGAGATCCGCAAGCGCTGCCGGGAGGCCGTCGCGGCCGGCTGGAATCATTTCAAGGTGAAGGTCGGCCAGGATCCGGCTGCCGACCGCCACCGCCTGGGCATGGTTCGCCGGGAGATCGGACATCAGCGCCGCCTCATGATCGACGCCAACCAGGTGTGGAGTGTTCCCGAGGCGATCGAGCGCCTGCGGGGTCTGTCGCGGTTCGACCCATGGTGGATCGAGGAACCCACCAGTCCCGACGATGTGCTGGGTCATGCCGCCATTGCCGCCGCCGTGGCGCCCATGCGGGTGGCCACCGGCGAGCACTGTGCCAACGCCGTCCTGTTCAAGCAGTTCTTCCAGGCGGGGGCCATCGACGTCTGCCAGCTCGATGCCTGCCGGCTGGCCGGCGTCAATGAATGCCTCGCCGTCCTGCTCATGGCGGCCAAGTTCGGCATCCCCGTCTGTCCTCATGCCGGCGGGGTGGGGCTCTGCGAACACGTGCAGCACCTGAGCGCCTTCGACACCATCGCGGTGGGGGGTCCCCGCGATCTGCGGGTGGTCGAGTATGTGGATCACCTCCACGAGCACTTCGCGGACCCGGTATGCATCCGCGATGGCTGCTATGTCCTGCCCGGGAAGCCCGGGTACAGCACCGAGATTCTCCCCGCCTCCCGGGATGCCCACCGGCACCCGGACCCGGCATGA
- a CDS encoding YqaE/Pmp3 family membrane protein, translated as MNKAVLILLSIFLPPLAVYLASRSPGHTVLNIALCLLFWIPAVLHALYFSLKVPA; from the coding sequence ATGAACAAGGCGGTCCTGATCCTGCTCAGCATCTTCCTGCCGCCATTGGCCGTGTATCTCGCCAGCAGGTCCCCGGGTCACACGGTGCTCAACATCGCCCTTTGCCTGCTTTTCTGGATCCCGGCTGTCCTGCACGCCCTGTATTTCTCCCTCAAGGTTCCCGCCTGA